In Terriglobus aquaticus, the genomic window TCGCAGAGCGACAATGTCGCTGCAGACCTTGCTCTTCGCGTGGTCGGCGGAACCGAGCCGGTGCAGCAATACATCCATTCGCTGGGCGTACAGGGTTTCGTCCTGCGGCACACCGAGCACGAGCTGCACCGCGACGAGCGGTTGCAATACCAGGACTGGTTTTCGCCGCATGCCGCGGTGCAGTTGCTTAGGCGCCTGGCTGACCAGCCTCCGCTCAACGCGGAGCACATGGGGCTGCTGCTGCAGTGGATGCAAGCTACTCGGCTGCCGCGGCTGGCAACGATGCTGCCGGCCGGCACCGTGGTGGCGCACAAAACCGGCACCTCAGGTATGGAAAACGGGATTGCGGCCGCCACGAACGACATCGGCCTGGTGACCCTGCCCGACGGTGAACGACTCGCGATCGCGATCTTTCTGTCGGATAGCACCGCCGATGACGCTACCCGGGATCGGGCGATCGGTCGCGCGGCTCTGGCGATCTTTCAGGCGGCCACGTCCGCAAAGGCAGGCCGCTAGGTGCACGTCACCATCCTCTCTCCGCATCGGGATGATGCGGCGTTCTCCTGCGGCTTGACGATGCTTGCGCTGTTGCGAGCGGGCGCGCGCCTAACGGTGCTGAACGTGTTCACGCGCAGCGACTATGCCGTTGACCTGCGCACGGTAGATACGGCACTGCCGCTGGTGGATGCCGTGAGCCGTGCGCGGCGGCTGGAAGACGAGCGGTTCCTCGCGGACGTAGCAGCGATGGCGGGCCGGGAACCCGGCTCTGTGATCTTGCAGGATTTGGGTGACCTGGATGCTCCGCTGCGCCTTTCCGTGCGGACGGAAGCGGTGCTGGAGGCGCCTCTGACTGCGGACGAGGTTCAGGAGCAGGCGACCCACTTGGCGGGCCGGCTGACCTCCGGCCCTGAGCCCGATCTCCTCTTCGCCCCACTGGCGCTGGGGGATCACATTGACCATCGCATCAGCCGCGAAGCTTCAAGGCTCGCTTGTGTCGCCGAGCGGCTGTGTTTCTACGAAGACCTGCCGTACGCGGCGCGGCTTTCCTCGACAGAGCGAAAGGAACAGACGATCTATGCGATATCGTCGAACTCTGCTTCGCTCTTCTCTGGCTGGAGACTACAGATTCCGGAGGGGCGGCATCTGAAATCGCGGTTCGCCAAGCACTACCCGTCGCAGATTGCGCCAGAAGTTGCCGAAGAGATGGGGCTGTACGCGGGGGAAGGGTGCGAGGACGGTGCCGGTGCGGAACGCTGGTGGGCAATGCCCCCTGCCGGTACCCGCGTGGCCAGGTTGCTGCAGCAATGCGCAGCGCCGGGCACCCTTTTTGAGGAGCAACGGTGAGCGATAGCGACGCGCGATGTACCCAACGGCCCGTCACTGCAACAGTGCCGGCCGTTTCGATCCTGATGCCGGTGTGGAACAACGAACAGAACCTGCGAGAGGCGATCGAGAGCGTTCGGGCGCAGACGATGTCCTCCTGGGAGCTGCTGCTGATCGATGACGGTTCGGAAGACTCCAGCCTGCGGATCGCGCTGGATTGTGCAGAAGCCGATCCGGACCGCATTCGCATCCTGCGGCATCCCGGCGGAGAGAACCGCGGCAGCAGCGCGTCCCGGAACCTTGGCCTGCGCCATGCGCGCGGTGAATTACTGGCCTTTCTGGATGCCGACGATGTGTGGCTGCCGGACTGCCTCGCGCTGCAGATGTGGGAGATGACGCAGCGCCCGGAGGCCGCGATGGTCTTCGGCGCGGCTGAGCGCTGGTGCAACCCGGACGAGCCGTTCAACGAGGCAAAGGCGCGAAGGGCAGACTGGGGCGACAACTACATCCCGCCTGTGGTTCCAGCGGGTGAGTTCCTGGGTGTACTGCCGCTGGGCTCGCTGCTGGAGTGGTACCTCGAAGATGAGTCCAAGGTCCCATGCATCTGCAGCGTCTTGCTGCGAACCGCAGTGGCGCGCGCCGTGGGCGGCTTTGACGAGGCGTTCCGGGGCTTATACGACGATCAGGCGTTTCACGCCAAGGTGTCGCTGGCTTACCCGGTCGTTGCGCATGACGCGTGTGTGGCGCGCTATCGCCAGCACGCCGGATCGTGCTGCGCTGAGGCGCGGGCCGATGACGCCCTGCAAGAGCAAGGCCGCGCGGCGTTTCTGACGTGGCTTGCACGGTACCGCCGCATGCTGGTGCGTTCGCTGCCGCCGCTCACGGTCGAGCAGCCGCAGGCGTAAGAACGGCCGCCTGCGATCGAGCGCTTAGAACTGCTTCGAATCTGCCGCGGCCGGCTTGAAGGTGACCGGTGCGCTGGTGAACGTGCGATTGAGAACCGCAGCCAGGCGCAGCCCTGCCACTTCGAGCTGGCGATCCACCACGGGGATCTCCCGGTCGAAGTAGGCCTGGTCGACGACGCCGCCCTGCGGCAGCATCAGTCCAGGCAGCAGAGCATTGCCCTCGTTTGCCCAGGTGGCGGGATCGTCGGGTGTGGCAGCCGGCGGAGTGGATGCGAACTCGTGATCCAGCAGGGCCAAGTACTGCTTGTCGTTTAGTTGACGGTGCAGGATCAGGCCGCTGTCCCACACCGAGTGCAGGTTGCAGGGGTATTTTCCGCAGGTGTCGCTGCCGAAGACATTGACGGTGATTCCATTGCCGCCCTTTTGCACGCCCGTGGTGTGCAGCGGCTGGTGGATGTCACCGACGAAGTGGACCAGGTACTTGAGGGCGATGGCGCGGTCGGCGGGGTCAAGCGTAGCGTCGCCGATTCGCCCTTCGAAAAACAGGATGCGATCAACGACACAATCGCGCCACTTGT contains:
- the bla gene encoding class A beta-lactamase, which codes for MRKYLSSTTALALGLTLSGPCVAQSLQAELDLIAKESGGKLYTACALASGSRHTPLACDREADAHPPMQSVFKLPLGIYALHLVEEGKLQLDQPVHFGPQDRFVPKSWSPLQDKYPDANVDVPLREVLQLAVSQSDNVAADLALRVVGGTEPVQQYIHSLGVQGFVLRHTEHELHRDERLQYQDWFSPHAAVQLLRRLADQPPLNAEHMGLLLQWMQATRLPRLATMLPAGTVVAHKTGTSGMENGIAAATNDIGLVTLPDGERLAIAIFLSDSTADDATRDRAIGRAALAIFQAATSAKAGR
- a CDS encoding PIG-L family deacetylase; this encodes MHVTILSPHRDDAAFSCGLTMLALLRAGARLTVLNVFTRSDYAVDLRTVDTALPLVDAVSRARRLEDERFLADVAAMAGREPGSVILQDLGDLDAPLRLSVRTEAVLEAPLTADEVQEQATHLAGRLTSGPEPDLLFAPLALGDHIDHRISREASRLACVAERLCFYEDLPYAARLSSTERKEQTIYAISSNSASLFSGWRLQIPEGRHLKSRFAKHYPSQIAPEVAEEMGLYAGEGCEDGAGAERWWAMPPAGTRVARLLQQCAAPGTLFEEQR
- a CDS encoding glycosyltransferase family 2 protein — translated: MPAVSILMPVWNNEQNLREAIESVRAQTMSSWELLLIDDGSEDSSLRIALDCAEADPDRIRILRHPGGENRGSSASRNLGLRHARGELLAFLDADDVWLPDCLALQMWEMTQRPEAAMVFGAAERWCNPDEPFNEAKARRADWGDNYIPPVVPAGEFLGVLPLGSLLEWYLEDESKVPCICSVLLRTAVARAVGGFDEAFRGLYDDQAFHAKVSLAYPVVAHDACVARYRQHAGSCCAEARADDALQEQGRAAFLTWLARYRRMLVRSLPPLTVEQPQA
- a CDS encoding S1/P1 nuclease — encoded protein: MLLGMVSRLHTLPRRAVLCAALLLPCLTTPAHAWGPQGHKLVAMVAMEHLTPTAKKNIKFLLGKETLADVASWPDVYRPLETQTGPWHYVDIPEGAGTYDRERDCPTQPNVKAGSPGDKWRDCVVDRILFFEGRIGDATLDPADRAIALKYLVHFVGDIHQPLHTTGVQKGGNGITVNVFGSDTCGKYPCNLHSVWDSGLILHRQLNDKQYLALLDHEFASTPPAATPDDPATWANEGNALLPGLMLPQGGVVDQAYFDREIPVVDRQLEVAGLRLAAVLNRTFTSAPVTFKPAAADSKQF